The following are encoded together in the Balearica regulorum gibbericeps isolate bBalReg1 unplaced genomic scaffold, bBalReg1.pri scaffold_99_arrow_ctg1, whole genome shotgun sequence genome:
- the LOC142599868 gene encoding olfactory receptor 14C36-like — protein sequence MSNGSSITQFLLLAFADTRQLQLLHFWLFLGIYLAALLGNGLIITTIACDHHLHTPMYFFLISLSVLDLGSISTTLPKSMANSLWDTRAISYLGCAAQVFMFGFLVVAEFSLLTVMAYDRYVAICHPLHYGTLLGSRACVHMAAAAWGSGFLTALLHTANTFSIPLCQGNAVGQFFCEIPQILKLSCSHSYLREAGLLVVSLSLAFGCFVFIVVSYVQIFRAVLRIPSEQGRHKAFSTCLPHLAVISLFISTCMFSYLKPPSISSPSLDLVVTVLYSVVPPAVNPLIYSMRNKELKDALKKVLQSVVFHQQ from the coding sequence ATGTCCAACGGCAGCTCCATcacccagttcctcctcctggcctttgcagacacgcggcagctgcagctcttgcacttctggctcttcctgggcatctacctggctgccctcctgggcaacggcctcatcatcaccaccatagCCTGTGACCAtcacctccacacccccatgtacttcttcctcatcAGCCTCTCTGTTCTGgacctgggctccatctccaccactCTCCCCAAGTCCATGGCCAATTCCCTCTGGGACACCAGGGCCATCTCCTACTTGGGATGTGCTGCACAGGTCTTTATGTTTGGCTTTTTGGTAGTAGCAGAGTTTTCTCTTCTGACCGTCATGGCCTACGACCGctacgttgccatctgccaccccctgcactacgggaccctcctgggcagcagagcttgtgtccacatggcagcagctgcctggggcagtgggtttctcactgctctgctgcacacggccaatacattttccatacccctctgccagggcaatgctgtgggacagttcttctgtgaaatcccccagatcctcaagctctcctgctcacacTCCTACCTCAGGGAAGCTGGGCTTCTTGTGGTTAGTTTGTCTTTagcttttggttgttttgtgttcattgtggtgtcctatgtgcagatcttcagggccgtgctgaggatcccctcggagcagggacggcacaaagccttttccacgtgcctccctcacTTGGCTGTCATCTCACTGTTCATCAGCACTTGCATGTTTTCATACCTGAagcccccctccatctcctctccatccctggacCTGGTGGTGACAGTTCTGTACTCggtggtgcctccagcagtgaaccccctcatctacagcatgaggaatAAGGAGCTCAAAGACGCTCTGAAGAAAGTTCTTCAATCAGTAGTCTTTCATCAGCAATAA